From Alienimonas californiensis, a single genomic window includes:
- a CDS encoding Gfo/Idh/MocA family protein has protein sequence MTKPVTTPAAANAAGPAPAAGSLSRRSWLAASAAGVAATAFPARSYARIQGANDRLGVALIGAGGMGTGHLRSLAGLLEQDNLQPIAVADCWKTRAEQGAATLGGEKKLPVRAEVDYRAILDDPDVDYVTIASPEHQHALMLTAALRAGKPAYCEKPLTHTAAEAAAVYKVQQETGLPVQVGVQGTSRDSYAAAAEAIERGVLGRVVQAQINYVRRYGDQGPWRQPGLNSEMPKPADLDWTAWLGDAPAIPWNPHHYFEWRCHSQYSGGVATDLFVHRLTRLLVACGLKFPSRVVGMGGIFQWPDGRDMPDNFEMILTYPEALSAPEGMTVYCLGTQSNRVEIPHQIRGYRATLTFTGEGGVGGPAGWVAKDKDGEVLEEYVAQGAEDISLHHSNLHAHLRDPSVKLNCPIELGVYGITACALANESWRTGQMLAYAPDAESKFGPAAPAQIPDGPKA, from the coding sequence GTGACGAAGCCCGTAACGACCCCCGCCGCCGCGAACGCCGCCGGCCCGGCCCCCGCCGCCGGCTCGCTCTCCCGCCGCTCCTGGTTGGCGGCCTCCGCCGCGGGGGTTGCGGCGACGGCCTTTCCCGCCCGCAGCTACGCCCGCATTCAGGGGGCGAACGACCGGTTGGGCGTGGCCCTCATCGGCGCCGGCGGGATGGGAACCGGACACCTTCGCTCCCTCGCCGGGCTCCTTGAGCAGGACAACCTCCAGCCGATCGCCGTGGCGGACTGCTGGAAGACCCGCGCCGAACAGGGCGCCGCGACGCTGGGCGGGGAGAAAAAGCTGCCGGTGCGGGCGGAGGTCGATTACCGGGCGATTCTGGACGACCCCGACGTGGACTACGTCACCATCGCCTCGCCGGAGCACCAGCACGCTTTGATGCTCACCGCCGCCCTGCGGGCCGGCAAGCCGGCGTACTGCGAGAAGCCGCTGACCCACACCGCCGCCGAGGCCGCCGCGGTGTACAAGGTTCAGCAGGAAACCGGCCTGCCGGTGCAGGTCGGCGTGCAGGGGACCTCGCGGGACTCCTACGCCGCGGCCGCGGAGGCAATCGAGCGCGGCGTGCTGGGCCGCGTCGTGCAGGCGCAAATCAACTACGTCCGCCGCTACGGCGACCAGGGCCCGTGGCGCCAGCCGGGCCTGAACTCCGAGATGCCCAAGCCGGCCGACCTCGACTGGACCGCCTGGCTGGGCGACGCCCCCGCGATCCCCTGGAACCCGCACCATTACTTCGAGTGGCGCTGCCACAGCCAGTACTCCGGCGGGGTGGCGACGGACCTGTTCGTGCACCGCCTCACGCGGCTGCTCGTCGCCTGCGGCCTGAAGTTCCCCAGCCGCGTCGTCGGGATGGGCGGGATCTTCCAGTGGCCCGACGGCCGCGACATGCCGGACAACTTCGAGATGATCCTCACCTATCCCGAGGCGCTCTCCGCCCCGGAGGGGATGACGGTCTACTGCCTCGGCACGCAGAGCAACCGAGTGGAGATTCCCCACCAGATCCGCGGCTACCGGGCCACCCTCACCTTCACCGGCGAGGGCGGCGTGGGCGGCCCCGCCGGCTGGGTGGCGAAGGACAAGGACGGCGAGGTGCTGGAGGAATACGTCGCCCAGGGCGCCGAGGACATCAGCCTGCACCACTCCAACCTGCACGCCCACCTGCGGGACCCGTCCGTGAAGCTGAACTGCCCGATCGAACTGGGCGTGTACGGCATCACGGCCTGCGCCCTGGCGAACGAATCCTGGCGAACCGGCCAGATGCTCGCCTACGCCCCGGACGCCGAATCCAAGTTCGGCCCCGCCGCCCCGGCCCAGATCCCCGACGGCCCCAAGGCCTGA
- a CDS encoding 5-formyltetrahydrofolate cyclo-ligase → MDKAEIRSEAFRRRKAQAEKEEVSARILDRVRALPEYRQARIVLYYVDARSEVRTKAALPTALADGKTVLVPWCNDEGRLELFRLTDMSELELGMYDILEPAPRLRRRPDRVALAKDLDFALIPGVAFDDRGGRVGHGKGYYDKLLEGVRPDCPLVAPVFECQLFDRVPTDDHDVYMDFVVTEERVLEGLGRAG, encoded by the coding sequence ATGGATAAGGCCGAGATCCGTTCCGAAGCCTTCCGCCGCCGTAAGGCGCAGGCGGAGAAAGAGGAGGTCAGCGCCCGCATCCTCGATCGGGTCCGCGCCCTGCCGGAGTACCGGCAGGCCCGCATCGTGCTGTACTACGTCGACGCCCGCAGCGAGGTCCGCACCAAGGCCGCGCTGCCCACGGCGCTGGCGGACGGCAAAACGGTGCTGGTGCCCTGGTGCAACGACGAGGGCCGGCTGGAGCTGTTCCGGCTCACGGACATGAGCGAGTTGGAACTCGGCATGTACGACATCCTCGAGCCCGCCCCGCGGCTGCGGCGGCGGCCGGATCGCGTGGCGCTGGCGAAGGACCTGGACTTCGCCCTGATCCCCGGCGTGGCCTTCGACGACCGCGGCGGCCGCGTCGGGCACGGCAAGGGTTACTACGACAAGCTGCTCGAAGGCGTGCGGCCGGACTGCCCGCTGGTCGCCCCGGTGTTCGAATGTCAGTTGTTCGACCGGGTGCCGACCGACGACCACGACGTCTATATGGACTTCGTCGTCACCGAGGAACGCGTGCTGGAAGGCCTCGGCCGCGCGGGCTGA
- a CDS encoding 2-oxoglutarate dehydrogenase E1 component, whose product MSAPAFVSSAPRTGRPAKAAGSGGAAPAPSKNGASLDDGLPDGSNLPFLEEVWQMYADDPESVSPDWRAYFQQQAAEFAAGDGDAAAAGSPFPRRTLFRPAAGAAAATAAAVAPRLGADAPDSVVDAAALQESVDMLIRNHRVRGHIAAAIDPLGRAHEMPEELDPAFYGFTEADLDKKFSTSWFGGPERRTLRQIISWLRNTYCRSIGVQYMHIDSLRVRRWLQDRMEGTGNYLRLEKDTQLRILRKLTDATEFEEFLLKNFPGKKTFSLEGGETLIPLLDLMISRAGRYGVREIVLGMAHRGRLNVLTNILGKPAREIFREFDDDDPESHMGEWDVKYHLGYSGNYEVRGGKSVHLSLCFNPSHLEFINPIAQGRCRAKMDRAGDTHHPYGEGAGAGGERGMTLLIHGDAAFAGEGVVQETLNLSELPGYSVGGTVHVVINNQIGFTTTSEQGRSSTYATDVAKMLQIPIFHVNGEDPEAVAQVVKLALDFRRENKKDVVIDLLCYRKRGHNEQDEPAFTQPEMYSLIRARSGVREGYLSRLLERNDVTEADAAEIAEHSRAKLEAELALAKEEPKLESQAALEGVWDGFHGGPRPDEAETVVPDETLKALLKRMGELPEGFTPHRTLSRRFLAQREEMAAGEKPLDWGAGEALAFATILTGAGPAGEGPGGHPVGPMMLRMTGQDVERGTFSHRHAVLHDSETGRQYLPLRHLSESQAPAVIYNSPLSEAGVLGFEYGYSLDTPDGLILWEAQFGDFINAAQVVIDQFLTSGEDKWHRLSGLVLLLPHGYEGQGPEHSSARLERFLTAAAESNIQVCYPTTPAQCFHMFRRQALRRWRKPLFVMTPKSLLRLPAAVSELSEFSSGGFQNVIPDATVDPAQVKKVLLCSGKVYYDLAASREERGLTDTAILRVEQLYPWPAEELKSALANYADGTPTVWVQEEPENMGAWRYVLATVGCGQLFGRFPLSWVARPASASPATGSDKSHKLEQAKLMNQAFAPAAP is encoded by the coding sequence ATGTCCGCCCCCGCCTTCGTCTCTTCCGCCCCCCGCACCGGCCGCCCGGCCAAGGCCGCCGGCTCCGGCGGCGCGGCTCCCGCGCCCTCGAAAAACGGCGCCTCGCTGGACGACGGCCTGCCGGACGGCTCCAACCTGCCGTTCCTCGAGGAGGTGTGGCAGATGTACGCGGACGATCCAGAAAGCGTCTCCCCGGATTGGCGGGCCTATTTCCAGCAGCAGGCCGCCGAATTCGCCGCGGGCGACGGCGACGCCGCCGCCGCCGGGTCGCCGTTCCCGCGTCGCACGCTGTTCCGGCCGGCCGCCGGCGCCGCCGCGGCGACCGCCGCCGCAGTCGCCCCCCGCCTGGGGGCGGACGCGCCGGATTCCGTCGTGGACGCCGCCGCGCTGCAGGAGTCGGTGGATATGCTGATCCGAAACCACCGGGTGCGGGGGCATATCGCCGCCGCGATCGACCCGCTGGGCCGCGCCCACGAAATGCCGGAGGAGCTCGACCCGGCGTTCTACGGCTTCACCGAGGCCGACCTCGATAAAAAATTCAGCACGAGCTGGTTCGGCGGGCCGGAGCGTCGCACGCTGCGACAAATTATCTCCTGGCTGCGGAACACCTACTGCCGCAGCATCGGCGTGCAGTATATGCACATCGACTCCCTGCGCGTCCGCCGCTGGCTGCAGGACCGGATGGAGGGCACGGGCAACTATCTGCGGCTCGAAAAGGACACCCAGCTCCGCATCCTCCGTAAATTGACGGACGCCACGGAGTTCGAGGAGTTCCTCCTCAAGAACTTCCCCGGCAAGAAGACGTTTAGCCTGGAAGGCGGGGAGACGCTCATCCCGCTGCTGGATTTGATGATCTCCCGCGCCGGCCGTTACGGCGTGCGGGAAATCGTGCTGGGCATGGCCCACCGCGGGCGGTTGAACGTGCTCACGAATATTCTCGGCAAGCCGGCTCGGGAAATCTTCCGCGAGTTCGACGACGACGATCCCGAAAGCCACATGGGCGAGTGGGACGTCAAGTATCACCTCGGCTACAGCGGGAACTATGAGGTTCGCGGCGGCAAGAGCGTGCACCTGTCGCTCTGCTTCAACCCCTCCCACCTGGAGTTTATCAACCCGATCGCCCAGGGCCGCTGCCGGGCGAAGATGGACCGGGCCGGCGACACCCACCACCCCTACGGCGAGGGCGCCGGGGCCGGCGGCGAGCGGGGGATGACGCTGCTGATCCACGGCGACGCCGCCTTCGCCGGCGAGGGCGTCGTGCAGGAAACGCTGAACCTCTCCGAACTGCCCGGCTATTCCGTGGGCGGGACGGTGCATGTGGTGATTAATAATCAGATCGGCTTCACCACGACCAGCGAGCAGGGCCGGAGCAGCACCTACGCGACCGACGTCGCCAAAATGTTGCAGATTCCGATCTTCCACGTGAACGGCGAGGACCCCGAGGCCGTCGCCCAGGTCGTCAAACTGGCCCTGGACTTCCGCCGCGAGAATAAAAAGGACGTGGTGATCGACCTGCTGTGCTATCGCAAGCGGGGTCACAACGAGCAGGACGAACCGGCCTTCACCCAGCCGGAGATGTATTCGCTGATCCGCGCCCGCTCCGGCGTGCGGGAGGGGTATCTGTCGCGGTTGCTGGAGCGCAACGACGTGACGGAAGCGGACGCCGCGGAGATCGCGGAGCACTCCCGGGCGAAGCTGGAGGCCGAATTGGCCCTCGCCAAGGAGGAGCCGAAGCTGGAGTCGCAGGCGGCGCTCGAGGGGGTGTGGGACGGCTTCCACGGCGGCCCCCGCCCGGACGAGGCGGAGACCGTCGTGCCGGACGAGACGCTGAAGGCCCTGTTGAAGCGGATGGGCGAACTGCCGGAGGGCTTCACGCCCCACCGCACGCTCAGCCGGCGGTTCCTGGCCCAGCGGGAGGAGATGGCCGCGGGCGAGAAGCCGCTCGACTGGGGCGCCGGCGAGGCCCTCGCCTTCGCCACGATCCTGACCGGCGCCGGCCCCGCCGGGGAGGGTCCGGGGGGGCACCCGGTCGGCCCGATGATGCTCCGCATGACCGGCCAGGACGTGGAACGCGGCACGTTCTCCCACCGCCACGCCGTGCTGCACGACAGCGAAACCGGCCGGCAGTATCTCCCGCTGCGCCATCTGTCGGAGTCGCAGGCCCCGGCGGTGATTTATAACAGCCCGCTGTCCGAAGCCGGCGTGCTGGGCTTTGAATACGGCTACAGCCTCGACACGCCGGACGGATTAATCCTCTGGGAGGCCCAGTTCGGCGACTTTATCAACGCCGCCCAGGTGGTGATCGACCAGTTCCTCACCAGCGGGGAGGATAAATGGCACCGGCTCAGCGGCCTCGTCCTGTTGCTCCCCCACGGCTACGAGGGCCAGGGCCCGGAGCACAGCAGCGCCCGCCTGGAGCGGTTCCTGACCGCCGCGGCGGAAAGCAATATTCAGGTCTGCTATCCGACCACGCCGGCCCAGTGCTTCCATATGTTCCGGCGCCAGGCGTTGCGACGCTGGCGCAAGCCGCTGTTCGTGATGACGCCCAAGAGCCTGCTGCGCCTGCCGGCCGCCGTCAGCGAACTGTCGGAGTTCTCCTCCGGCGGGTTCCAGAACGTAATCCCGGACGCGACCGTCGACCCGGCCCAGGTCAAGAAAGTCCTGCTGTGCAGCGGCAAGGTCTATTACGACCTCGCCGCCTCCCGGGAGGAACGCGGCCTGACCGACACCGCGATCCTGCGGGTCGAACAGCTTTATCCGTGGCCGGCGGAGGAATTGAAATCGGCGCTGGCGAACTATGCCGACGGTACGCCGACCGTCTGGGTGCAGGAGGAACCGGAGAACATGGGCGCCTGGCGGTACGTGCTGGCCACGGTAGGCTGCGGGCAACTCTTCGGCCGGTTCCCGCTCTCCTGGGTCGCCCGCCCGGCCTCCGCCAGCCCGGCCACCGGCTCGGATAAATCCCACAAGCTGGAACAGGCCAAATTGATGAACCAGGCGTTCGCCCCGGCGGCGCCGTAG
- a CDS encoding Uma2 family endonuclease yields MPPTLADPPTLEVADPEVALTLRAEREAQGLDRWDEVWNGVHILMPLPNNERQELATEIAGDVRQLFKPWGGRAYGRTFAGCNVSDVSDPSLDWRTNYRCPDVAVFLSHNPAEDRGSHWFGGPDLAMEIVSRGDRSRQKLAFYAAVGVKELFVLDREPWSLQLYRLTEGELQSVSVTEPGGEPLTTEAVPLRWSLTPTDPPSVAVAAAE; encoded by the coding sequence ATGCCGCCGACGCTCGCCGATCCGCCGACGCTGGAAGTCGCCGACCCGGAAGTCGCTCTCACGCTCCGTGCGGAGCGGGAGGCCCAGGGGCTCGATCGATGGGACGAGGTTTGGAACGGGGTCCATATTCTCATGCCGCTGCCGAACAACGAGCGTCAGGAACTTGCGACGGAGATTGCCGGCGACGTCCGTCAGCTGTTCAAGCCGTGGGGCGGCCGCGCTTACGGCCGCACGTTCGCCGGCTGCAACGTCTCCGACGTGTCCGATCCGTCGCTGGACTGGCGGACAAACTACCGCTGCCCGGACGTGGCGGTTTTTCTGTCGCACAATCCCGCCGAAGACCGCGGCTCCCATTGGTTCGGCGGCCCCGACCTGGCGATGGAAATCGTCTCCCGCGGCGATCGCAGCCGGCAGAAACTGGCGTTTTACGCCGCCGTCGGCGTGAAAGAACTGTTCGTGCTCGACCGGGAGCCGTGGTCGCTGCAACTCTATCGCCTGACGGAGGGCGAACTGCAATCCGTGAGCGTCACGGAGCCGGGCGGGGAGCCGCTGACGACCGAGGCCGTGCCGCTGCGTTGGTCCCTCACCCCGACCGATCCGCCGAGCGTGGCCGTCGCGGCGGCGGAATAA
- a CDS encoding PIG-L family deacetylase has protein sequence MPRSDLSPADVPQLDLLVVASHPDDAEISVGGTILAHLAAGKRVGVVDLTDGEPTPHGDPATRARETAAATETLGLTWRHNLGLKNRHLTDDHAARAALAGVFRLTRPRIVLGHAPTDTHPDHVRAARLTADARFWAKLSKTDQPGQPGAESGGLPGEPFFPPKLYHFWSVHLREIPTPAFCVDITGHLERKLAAVRCYHSQVVTGRDTNFPTVIDDLETRARYWGWAMHTTHAEPLGSGESVGVKSLFDLG, from the coding sequence ATGCCCCGCTCAGACCTGTCTCCCGCCGACGTTCCCCAACTCGACCTGCTGGTCGTCGCCTCGCACCCGGACGACGCCGAGATCAGCGTCGGCGGCACGATCCTGGCCCACCTCGCGGCAGGGAAACGGGTGGGGGTGGTGGACCTCACCGACGGGGAGCCCACCCCCCACGGCGACCCGGCGACCCGGGCGCGGGAGACCGCCGCCGCCACGGAGACGTTGGGCCTCACCTGGCGCCATAACCTCGGTCTGAAGAACCGCCACCTGACGGACGACCACGCCGCCCGGGCCGCGTTGGCAGGGGTGTTCCGGCTGACGCGGCCGCGAATTGTGCTCGGTCACGCCCCGACGGATACGCACCCGGACCACGTGAGGGCCGCCCGGCTGACCGCGGACGCCCGGTTTTGGGCGAAGCTGTCGAAGACCGACCAGCCCGGCCAGCCGGGCGCCGAGAGCGGCGGCCTACCCGGCGAGCCGTTCTTCCCGCCGAAGCTCTATCACTTCTGGAGCGTACACCTCCGCGAGATCCCGACGCCGGCGTTTTGCGTCGATATTACCGGGCACCTGGAACGCAAACTCGCCGCGGTGCGGTGCTATCACAGCCAGGTGGTGACCGGCCGCGACACGAACTTTCCCACCGTGATCGACGATTTGGAAACCCGCGCCCGCTATTGGGGCTGGGCGATGCACACGACCCACGCCGAACCGCTCGGCAGCGGGGAGAGCGTGGGGGTGAAAAGCCTGTTCGATCTCGGGTGA
- the bioD gene encoding dethiobiotin synthase produces the protein MPPGLFVTGTDTDVGKTYVAARLAERLRSGGRTVGVYKPACSGAEVFHGEPVWGDIEALRSAVGLPVAEDDFICPQRFLAPLAPPIAAAREGRTVDAELLISAARRWADRCDVLIVEGAGGLLCPLALPDDGPAVTVLDVAAALGYPLLIVARAGLGTVNQTLLTLAAAEARGLPIAGVVLNEIDAREPEAATNAAMIARCGGAPVLGVIPPGGELPEAVGQALVGEPARSGQLNQ, from the coding sequence GTGCCCCCCGGCCTGTTCGTCACCGGCACCGACACCGACGTCGGCAAAACCTACGTCGCCGCCCGCCTCGCCGAGCGATTGCGGAGCGGCGGACGGACCGTCGGCGTCTATAAACCCGCCTGCAGCGGGGCGGAGGTCTTCCACGGGGAGCCGGTCTGGGGCGATATTGAAGCCCTGCGGTCCGCCGTCGGATTGCCGGTGGCGGAGGACGATTTCATCTGCCCGCAGCGGTTCCTCGCCCCCCTCGCCCCGCCGATCGCCGCCGCCCGGGAGGGCCGGACGGTGGACGCCGAGTTATTGATCAGCGCCGCCCGGCGGTGGGCCGACCGGTGCGACGTTCTGATCGTGGAGGGCGCCGGCGGCCTGCTCTGCCCGCTGGCTCTGCCGGACGACGGACCGGCCGTCACGGTGTTGGACGTGGCCGCGGCGTTGGGATATCCGCTGCTCATCGTCGCCCGGGCCGGTCTCGGCACCGTCAATCAGACGTTATTAACTCTCGCCGCCGCCGAGGCTCGGGGCCTGCCGATCGCCGGGGTGGTGTTGAACGAGATCGACGCCCGCGAACCCGAAGCCGCCACGAACGCCGCAATGATCGCCCGCTGCGGCGGGGCGCCCGTGCTGGGCGTCATTCCGCCGGGCGGCGAGTTGCCGGAGGCGGTGGGTCAGGCGCTTGTTGGGGAACCGGCTCGGTCGGGCCAACTCAACCAATAA
- a CDS encoding SAM hydrolase/SAM-dependent halogenase family protein, with product MLPRATPAPLDDAPPNGAVVFVTDFGTTDTYAAQMIGALLRTDPHAQAVAGYHAVPPQDVLAGAEVLAELVAAFPPGTTFVTVVDPGVGTERAILAATAGGMFHVAPDNGLLAPLLAADPAAEVVRLPQAGSPSRTFHGRDLMTPAAGRLTRGEPLRMLGEPTAEWVKLDRPTPERRPDGAVVGQILRADRFGNLLTNVSRRDCPAPARATLAGHTLPVGGSYADAVAGEPLALVGSNGRWEIAVRNGSAAAVLNAAAGDAVTFLPTSQN from the coding sequence GTGCTGCCCCGCGCCACCCCCGCCCCGCTGGACGACGCCCCGCCCAACGGGGCCGTGGTGTTCGTCACCGATTTCGGCACGACCGACACCTACGCCGCCCAGATGATCGGGGCGTTACTGCGGACCGACCCCCACGCGCAGGCGGTGGCCGGGTATCACGCCGTCCCCCCGCAGGACGTGCTGGCCGGGGCTGAGGTGCTGGCCGAACTGGTCGCCGCGTTCCCGCCGGGCACGACGTTCGTGACGGTGGTGGACCCGGGCGTGGGCACGGAGCGGGCGATCCTCGCCGCGACCGCCGGCGGCATGTTCCACGTCGCCCCGGACAACGGTTTGCTCGCCCCGCTGCTGGCCGCCGACCCCGCCGCGGAAGTGGTGCGGCTCCCGCAGGCGGGGTCGCCGTCCCGCACGTTCCACGGCCGCGATCTGATGACGCCCGCCGCCGGCCGGCTGACCCGCGGCGAACCCCTGCGAATGCTGGGCGAACCGACCGCGGAGTGGGTGAAACTCGACCGGCCGACGCCGGAACGGCGGCCCGACGGCGCCGTCGTCGGGCAGATCCTGCGGGCGGATCGGTTCGGCAACCTGCTCACGAACGTCTCCCGCCGCGACTGCCCGGCGCCCGCCAGGGCGACGCTCGCCGGCCACACACTCCCCGTCGGCGGCTCCTACGCCGACGCCGTCGCGGGTGAACCGCTGGCGCTGGTCGGCTCGAACGGCCGCTGGGAGATCGCCGTCCGCAACGGCAGCGCCGCGGCCGTCTTGAACGCCGCGGCGGGCGATGCCGTCACGTTTCTTCCTACCTCTCAAAACTGA
- the mazG gene encoding nucleoside triphosphate pyrophosphohydrolase yields MSSPDSPASGLPPAGTPPGPDLEPALRAVADVVAKLRGPDGCPWDRAQTLSSIKPHTLEETHELFEAIDALAAAAPDDPARPQKAAAVRDELGDLLLQVLLDAQIAADDGLFTLTEVADSLRAKLVRRHPHVFGEATAADAEQVKALWANAKRAEREGGDEPTKRSVFDGIPAGLPALAAARKLSSRAAAAGYDFPDRRMQFDKLAEELAEFSRELFDADEPDAVPAGIDGPVIPDEPIADPARRDRAEAELGDVLFVLANVARRWGLDPEQALLRSNRKFAARVRYIESQLGEKELGEVPLAEMEALYQQGKRRERGA; encoded by the coding sequence GTGTCGTCGCCCGATTCCCCCGCGTCCGGCCTTCCCCCCGCCGGCACGCCGCCCGGACCGGACCTCGAACCGGCGCTGCGGGCCGTGGCGGACGTGGTGGCGAAGCTCCGCGGCCCGGACGGCTGCCCGTGGGACCGGGCCCAGACGCTCTCCAGCATCAAGCCGCACACGCTGGAGGAAACGCACGAGCTGTTCGAGGCGATCGACGCCCTCGCCGCCGCGGCGCCCGACGACCCGGCCCGCCCGCAGAAGGCCGCGGCGGTGCGGGACGAGTTGGGGGACCTGCTGTTACAGGTTCTGCTCGACGCCCAAATCGCCGCGGACGACGGGTTGTTCACCCTCACCGAGGTGGCGGACTCGTTGCGGGCGAAGCTGGTCCGCCGGCACCCGCACGTGTTCGGCGAGGCGACGGCCGCGGACGCCGAACAGGTGAAGGCCCTGTGGGCGAACGCCAAACGGGCGGAGCGGGAGGGCGGGGATGAGCCGACGAAACGGAGCGTGTTCGACGGGATCCCCGCCGGCCTGCCGGCGTTGGCGGCTGCCCGAAAGCTGTCCAGCCGGGCCGCTGCGGCGGGCTACGACTTCCCGGACCGGCGGATGCAGTTCGACAAACTCGCCGAGGAACTGGCGGAGTTTAGCCGCGAACTGTTCGACGCCGACGAGCCGGACGCCGTGCCCGCCGGCATCGACGGCCCGGTGATTCCCGACGAACCGATCGCCGATCCGGCCCGCCGCGACCGGGCGGAGGCGGAGTTGGGCGACGTCCTGTTCGTCCTGGCGAACGTCGCCCGCCGCTGGGGGCTGGACCCGGAGCAGGCGTTGCTGCGTTCCAACCGCAAGTTCGCCGCCCGGGTGCGGTATATCGAATCGCAGTTGGGCGAGAAGGAACTGGGCGAAGTTCCGCTGGCCGAGATGGAAGCCCTCTATCAGCAGGGCAAACGGCGGGAGCGGGGGGCGTGA
- a CDS encoding peptidylprolyl isomerase, with protein sequence MARPASALALSAAAICFSLTAPGCAALKQKWDEAVATDVDNPVVPKKPKRIPGAVASVDTEPTRSADALSGAADGSAAGSSAIELVEGRQFEPNAPQHFEDADVVATVNGEPLLAGDLLQFEIQLSDAAARIAAAPDADEAVPGGPPGLTAAQRAMLTAQIDAARAKILAERLPAKIEEALLAQRMRRTLKAEQLEKLNEAVGTLFDQTELPEMLRKANVQAVAAGRPPIQSKEELRRLMAEQGLDMDAVVAAWKPQQMAMAYVEQNTGMASIRISRQEVQDYYDAHREDFTPPKAARWEQIEVPYENDAGRSAALDVVEAAAGELRRGRPFAEVAKTYSRGLNAQEGGRWDWTAPDALPNKKLSAALWNQPVGEVGAAFDCPLSPDGFPPGGAYHIVRVIERRGDVAPPLDDLRDQIENKIKGERRREAVASLIAQERAAAQIEVYVRGTKWPPEE encoded by the coding sequence GTGGCCCGGCCGGCGTCGGCGTTAGCGCTGTCCGCAGCGGCGATTTGCTTCAGCCTGACCGCGCCCGGCTGCGCCGCCCTGAAGCAGAAGTGGGACGAAGCGGTCGCCACGGACGTCGACAACCCCGTGGTGCCCAAGAAGCCCAAGCGCATCCCCGGCGCCGTCGCGAGCGTCGACACGGAACCGACCCGCAGCGCCGACGCCCTGTCCGGAGCCGCCGACGGTTCCGCCGCCGGCTCCTCCGCGATCGAACTGGTCGAGGGCAGGCAGTTCGAACCGAACGCCCCGCAGCATTTTGAAGACGCGGACGTGGTCGCCACGGTGAACGGCGAGCCGCTGCTGGCCGGCGACCTGTTGCAGTTCGAGATTCAACTCAGCGACGCCGCCGCCCGGATCGCCGCCGCCCCGGACGCCGACGAAGCCGTGCCCGGCGGTCCGCCGGGCCTGACGGCCGCCCAACGGGCGATGCTGACCGCCCAGATCGACGCCGCCCGGGCGAAGATTCTCGCGGAGCGTCTGCCGGCGAAGATCGAGGAGGCGCTGCTCGCCCAGCGGATGCGGCGGACCCTTAAGGCGGAGCAGTTGGAGAAGCTGAACGAGGCGGTCGGCACGCTGTTCGACCAGACCGAACTGCCGGAGATGCTGCGGAAGGCCAACGTCCAGGCCGTCGCTGCGGGTCGTCCGCCGATTCAATCCAAGGAGGAGCTGCGCCGCCTGATGGCGGAGCAGGGGCTGGACATGGACGCCGTCGTCGCCGCCTGGAAGCCCCAGCAGATGGCGATGGCCTACGTCGAACAGAACACCGGGATGGCCTCCATCCGCATCTCCCGCCAGGAGGTGCAGGATTATTACGACGCCCACCGCGAGGACTTCACCCCCCCCAAGGCGGCCCGGTGGGAGCAGATCGAAGTGCCCTACGAGAACGACGCCGGCCGGTCCGCCGCCCTGGACGTGGTTGAGGCCGCCGCCGGCGAATTGCGTCGCGGCCGCCCCTTCGCGGAGGTCGCCAAGACCTACAGCCGCGGCCTGAACGCCCAGGAGGGCGGCCGCTGGGACTGGACCGCCCCGGACGCCCTGCCGAACAAGAAGCTGTCCGCGGCCCTGTGGAACCAGCCGGTGGGCGAGGTCGGGGCGGCGTTCGATTGCCCGCTGTCGCCGGACGGCTTCCCGCCCGGCGGGGCCTATCACATCGTCCGCGTGATCGAACGCCGCGGCGACGTCGCGCCGCCGCTGGACGACCTCCGCGACCAGATCGAGAACAAAATTAAGGGCGAGCGCCGCCGCGAGGCGGTCGCCTCCCTGATCGCTCAGGAACGGGCCGCCGCCCAGATCGAGGTCTACGTCCGCGGCACGAAGTGGCCGCCGGAGGAATAG